One Malus sylvestris chromosome 14, drMalSylv7.2, whole genome shotgun sequence DNA segment encodes these proteins:
- the LOC126600405 gene encoding uncharacterized protein LOC126600405 produces the protein MVGYVKDITKMKDYVWAVAVKNWLLGTIDNMGERYESVTGCVIGLLLWFCERTHLINPIRGRENMSLKVVKWNLSELYAKMEIMKIYKLECVMQDMQVVGNFMSGLCSYKLHTITMLNLSRLPNPGLQPRKRYTFFQR, from the exons ATGGTTGGGTACGTTAAGGATATTACCAAGATGAAGGATTATGTGTGGGCTGTAGCAGTAAAGAATTGGTTGTTGGGCACAATTGATAATATGGGAGAACGTTACGAAAGTGTAACTGGTTGTGTAATTGGATTATTG TTATGGTTTTGTGAGCGTACTCATTTGATCAATCCAATAAGGGGAAGGGAAAATATGTCTCTTAAGGTTGTTAAGTGGAATTTGTCGGAATTGTATGCGAAGATGGAAATTATGAAAATCTATAAGTTGGAG TGTGTCATGCAGGATATGCAGGTGGTGGGAAATTTCATGTCAGGCCTTTGCTCGTACAAGTTGCACACCATTACCATGTTAAATCTATCTCGTCTGCCAAATCCAGGATTACAACCCCGCAAACGTTATACATTCTTCCAAAGATAA
- the LOC126600046 gene encoding reticulon-like protein B2, translating into MAEHADEVKAAESLLDKVPDKIHGHDSSSALPPSEAVRDKGIGGGYSASLKSKVNRLFGREKPVHHVFGGGKAADIFLWRGKKVSAGVLIALTIIWVFFELLEYHLLTLVSHLLIIGIVMLFLWSNASTFINKSPPHIPQVQIPEKPVLQIASAITSEINRAFVIVREIASGKDLKQFLSAIAGLWVVSILGKYYNFLTLVYIAVVLLFTLPVFYEKYDDQVDAVAEKALTEMKKQYAVFDAKVLSKIPRGQTKAKKF; encoded by the exons ATGGCGGAGCATGCAGACGAAGTGAAGGCGGCGGAGTCTTTGTTGGACAAGGTACCGGACAAGATCCACGGTCACGATTCGTCGTCGGCGCTACCGCCGTCGGAGGCAGTGCGCGACAAGGGCATTGGCGGTGGCTATTCGGCATCGTTGAAGTCCAAGGTTAACAGGCTCTTTGGGAGGGAGAAGCCCGTGCACCACGTCTTCGGTGGCGGAAAAG CCGCTGATATTTTCCTTTGGAGGGGCAAGAAGGTGTCGGCAGGTGTTCTTATCGCCTTAACGATCATATGGGTTTTCTTTGAATTGCTTGAATACCATCTGCTGACTCTGGTCTCCCACTTGTTGATTATTGGGATTGTTATGTTGTTCTTGTGGTCCAACGCTTCAACCTTCATTAACAA GTCTCCACCCCACATTCCACAAGTTCAAATTCCTGAGAAGCCGGTTCTACAGATTGCGTCTGCAATTACATCAGAGATCAACCGTGCTTTTGTTATCGTGCGGGAGATTGCATCTGGGAAGGATCTGAAGCAGTTCCTCTCT GCGATTGCTGGCTTGTGGGTTGTGTCCATCTTGGGGAAGTACTACAACTTCTTGACCTTGGTCTACATAG CGGTTGTTTTGCTCTTCACACTTCCTGTGTTCTATGAGAAATACGATGACCAGGTGGATGCGGTTGCGGAGAAGGCACTGACTGAGATGAAGAAGCAGTATGCAGTATTTGACGCAAAGGTGCTAAGTAAAATTCCTAGGGGGCAGACGAAGGCCAAGAAGTTTTAG